A genomic segment from Sandaracinaceae bacterium encodes:
- a CDS encoding PEGA domain-containing protein, whose amino-acid sequence MAVAMGIVGLVASAAPAAAQDHTRLVIGGLEGVAEDDARSAFALLLAELRLRAPGRDMRADAQRAPAEAFAACELARCRALWMLRRHAYAVVLVRFQASEDGPSMTLTPFDAGGRALGSPVLVLLRLDASGSFRSAIHEAVVGLELPQPSTAPLLITCDVPGARLYLDERALGVVPLGVTQVPLGRHTLHVSAEGYASHAEVVEVDAGGVRVDVRMVPSPSRPAGDAP is encoded by the coding sequence GTGGCGGTCGCCATGGGGATCGTCGGCCTGGTGGCGAGCGCTGCCCCCGCTGCGGCTCAGGACCACACGCGCCTGGTCATTGGTGGACTCGAGGGGGTCGCCGAGGACGACGCCCGGTCCGCCTTCGCGCTGCTTCTCGCGGAGCTGCGCCTGCGCGCGCCAGGTCGCGATATGCGCGCCGACGCCCAGCGTGCGCCTGCCGAGGCGTTCGCCGCCTGCGAGCTCGCTCGCTGCCGGGCCCTGTGGATGCTCCGGCGCCACGCCTACGCCGTCGTGCTGGTGAGGTTCCAGGCCTCGGAGGATGGGCCCAGCATGACGCTCACGCCATTCGACGCTGGCGGGCGCGCGCTCGGGTCGCCCGTCCTGGTGCTGCTGCGACTCGACGCGTCCGGGTCGTTCCGCAGCGCCATCCACGAGGCGGTCGTGGGGCTGGAGCTCCCGCAGCCCAGCACGGCGCCGCTGCTCATCACCTGCGATGTGCCCGGGGCGCGGCTGTACCTCGACGAGCGCGCGTTGGGCGTCGTTCCGCTGGGTGTGACCCAGGTGCCCCTGGGGCGGCACACGCTCCACGTGAGCGCAGAGGGGTACGCGTCGCACGCGGAGGTGGTCGAGGTGGACGCGGGCGGGGTCCGCGTCGATGTGCGGATGGTGCCTTCGCCCTCGCGCCCGGCAGGGGATGCGCCATGA
- a CDS encoding response regulator, with amino-acid sequence MPKLPQQVRVLVVDDDKAICEFMETFLTADGFEVTTLNDPQAVEETVRAGGFHLLVLDLMMPKMDGVEVLERVRRVDKDVAVVIFTGYPSLDTAVQSMKLDAVDYLKKPFNPDEFRTVLERVLRKKGLSRTPEEDLHKVIGESIRRLRKDAGLTLKLLSRRTNLSVSLLSQIERAESSASISSLYKIATALDVRIQDLFGDY; translated from the coding sequence ATGCCGAAGCTTCCCCAACAAGTCCGCGTGCTCGTCGTCGACGACGACAAGGCCATCTGCGAGTTCATGGAAACCTTCCTCACGGCGGATGGTTTCGAGGTCACCACGCTGAACGACCCGCAAGCCGTGGAGGAGACCGTGCGCGCAGGCGGATTCCATCTGCTCGTGCTGGATCTGATGATGCCCAAGATGGACGGCGTCGAGGTCCTCGAGCGCGTCCGACGCGTCGACAAGGACGTCGCGGTCGTGATCTTCACGGGTTACCCCTCGCTCGACACCGCCGTGCAGAGCATGAAGCTCGACGCGGTGGACTACCTCAAGAAGCCGTTCAACCCCGACGAGTTCCGCACGGTGCTCGAGCGCGTCCTGCGCAAGAAGGGCCTGTCGCGCACCCCCGAGGAAGACCTGCACAAGGTCATCGGCGAGTCCATCCGGCGGCTGCGCAAGGACGCGGGCCTCACGCTCAAGCTGCTCTCGCGGCGCACCAACCTCAGCGTGTCGCTGCTCAGCCAGATCGAGCGCGCCGAGTCCAGCGCCAGCATCAGCTCGCTGTACAAGATCGCGACCGCGCTCGACGTGCGCATCCAAGATCTGTTCGGCGACTACTGA
- a CDS encoding DUF1232 domain-containing protein codes for MSQENEDLNKYLDLFPAWLRGLGEDASELVDLVPISAISTDARECIAGGVNYLFKSLDLIPDGIDDIGYLDDAFVLRVAAELASEGDISGVPADRMRSLGRLANDCEDIREFLGKDYERLKIYVRSLRKGAARGRSVQDILEDAATQQSFVDDVRNFVRGFEAPSFSRETKNLVKLKAFFDAKLPR; via the coding sequence ATGAGCCAAGAGAACGAAGACCTCAACAAGTACCTGGACCTCTTCCCCGCATGGCTGCGCGGCCTCGGCGAGGACGCCTCCGAGCTGGTGGACCTGGTGCCCATCTCCGCCATCTCCACCGATGCGCGCGAGTGCATCGCGGGTGGGGTCAACTACCTCTTCAAGAGCCTCGACCTCATCCCGGACGGCATCGACGACATCGGCTACCTGGACGACGCCTTCGTGCTGCGCGTGGCCGCCGAGCTCGCCAGCGAGGGCGACATCAGCGGCGTGCCGGCCGACCGCATGCGCTCGCTGGGCCGCTTGGCCAACGACTGCGAGGACATCCGCGAGTTCCTCGGCAAGGACTACGAGCGCCTGAAGATCTACGTGCGCAGCCTGCGCAAGGGCGCGGCCCGCGGGCGCTCCGTCCAGGACATCCTCGAGGACGCGGCCACGCAGCAGTCTTTCGTGGACGACGTGCGCAACTTCGTGCGGGGCTTCGAGGCCCCCAGCTTCTCGCGCGAGACCAAGAACCTGGTGAAGCTGAAGGCGTTCTTCGACGCCAAGCTGCCCCGCTGA
- a CDS encoding tetratricopeptide repeat protein: MRHLAVYVALSTCALAAPCALGCASRVPPTIVRETPAGPAATPYVSPYQYEHYLRGEIALASGQPAAAARYFAEARAGSADDAFLRSRHAQALIEAGEWERADRVLDDSLARFPGAVELWLARARWAEAQGRSDEALHTLAQGDDELPGSAALCLAQGRLLTRLGRATDAAAALRACGDENAEADVLAAQLLLALEGGDLDQASRVLEEWPEGVPRDGAQVARVAELALEAHRPDLAVRLLELVTHTPHARVLRVRALAAAGRNVEAEAELALLRDADVGGLDARAALYLTVRRPDIALELLGAVVARPAEATPHQMLLVGMCLARVGRAAEGAGWLARVPAGATDGRVARSELVAALRLAGLPALADEVAARTNAHPPAEPP; encoded by the coding sequence ATGAGGCATCTGGCGGTCTACGTTGCGCTCTCCACGTGCGCGCTGGCTGCCCCGTGCGCGCTCGGCTGCGCCTCTCGGGTGCCCCCGACCATCGTCCGAGAGACCCCTGCTGGCCCGGCAGCGACGCCCTATGTGTCGCCCTACCAGTACGAGCACTACCTGCGTGGTGAGATCGCGCTCGCCAGCGGTCAGCCCGCCGCGGCCGCCCGCTACTTCGCCGAGGCCCGCGCGGGCTCTGCGGACGACGCGTTCTTGCGGTCCCGTCATGCCCAAGCGCTCATCGAGGCCGGGGAGTGGGAGCGCGCCGACCGGGTGCTGGACGACTCCCTCGCCCGCTTCCCGGGGGCGGTGGAGCTGTGGCTCGCGCGAGCGCGCTGGGCGGAGGCGCAGGGCCGGTCGGACGAGGCGCTCCACACCCTCGCACAGGGGGACGACGAGCTGCCCGGATCTGCGGCGCTCTGTCTCGCGCAGGGCCGCCTGCTGACGCGTCTCGGACGCGCGACCGACGCCGCTGCGGCGCTCCGTGCTTGTGGAGACGAGAACGCCGAGGCCGACGTCTTGGCCGCGCAGCTGCTGCTGGCGCTCGAGGGTGGAGATCTGGATCAGGCCTCGAGGGTCCTCGAGGAGTGGCCCGAGGGGGTACCCCGCGACGGCGCGCAGGTCGCCCGGGTGGCAGAGCTCGCGTTGGAGGCGCACCGACCCGACCTCGCCGTGCGTCTGCTCGAGCTGGTCACACACACGCCCCACGCGCGCGTGCTGCGTGTGCGGGCGCTGGCGGCGGCTGGCCGCAACGTCGAGGCGGAGGCCGAGCTCGCGCTGCTACGCGACGCTGACGTGGGTGGGCTCGACGCGCGCGCGGCGCTGTATCTCACGGTGCGCCGGCCCGACATCGCGCTCGAGCTCTTGGGGGCCGTCGTCGCGCGTCCGGCCGAGGCGACGCCGCACCAGATGCTGCTGGTGGGCATGTGCCTGGCCCGCGTCGGCCGGGCCGCGGAGGGAGCCGGGTGGCTGGCGCGCGTGCCGGCTGGAGCGACCGACGGGCGGGTCGCCCGCTCCGAGCTGGTGGCGGCGCTGCGGCTTGCGGGACTCCCCGCGCTTGCCGACGAGGTCGCCGCACGAACCAACGCGCATCCGCCCGCCGAGCCGCCCTGA